A single genomic interval of Chitinophaga sp. 180180018-3 harbors:
- a CDS encoding ABC transporter ATP-binding protein, translating into MPEPVITLQAVRKNYQDVPILEIAHLELPEGIYWLQGENGAGKTTCMKVMAGLIPFKGEIIIRGNVNSRQDPVAFRRLINYAEAEPLFPSFLTGRDLLELYINTKGGNREEILDICDQMGVDIYVNNPVSSYSSGMLKKLSLILAFTGNPALILLDEPLITIDTRALTVLYNLIRQFSAKGVSFCITSHQPLDEGEITVTGTLRVDHKNITLTSYAFNNSDTQ; encoded by the coding sequence ATGCCCGAACCGGTTATTACACTTCAAGCTGTCAGGAAAAATTACCAGGATGTGCCCATCCTGGAGATCGCCCATCTCGAATTACCGGAAGGGATCTACTGGCTGCAGGGCGAGAACGGGGCTGGCAAAACCACCTGTATGAAGGTGATGGCGGGCCTCATCCCGTTTAAAGGAGAAATTATCATACGTGGAAATGTGAACAGCCGACAGGATCCGGTGGCCTTCCGGCGACTGATCAACTACGCGGAAGCTGAACCACTGTTTCCTTCTTTCCTTACCGGACGCGATCTGCTGGAGCTTTATATCAATACAAAAGGAGGAAACCGGGAGGAGATCCTCGATATCTGTGATCAAATGGGTGTGGATATCTATGTGAATAACCCGGTAAGCAGCTACTCCAGCGGCATGCTCAAGAAGCTTTCGCTGATCCTGGCATTCACCGGCAACCCGGCCCTCATTCTGCTCGATGAGCCACTGATCACGATCGACACCCGCGCGCTGACTGTACTGTACAACCTGATCCGCCAGTTCAGCGCCAAAGGCGTGTCTTTCTGCATTACCTCCCACCAGCCGCTGGATGAAGGAGAAATAACAGTAACGGGTACACTCAGGGTGGATCATAAAAATATTACGCTTACTTCTTATGCGTTCAACAACAGCGATACTCAATAA